TATCGCTGGGTTTGGTCGGCGTGTTCCTCAGTCTGGCAATTGGGGTTGTCCTGGGCGGCATCTCCGGGTATTATGGCGGTCGCGCGGACATTGTCATTCAACGCGTTATCGAGTTCATCCGCACCATTCCCACGATTCCACTGTGGATGACGCTCAGTGCGGCGTTGCCGGCAGGATTGTCCGTCGAGCAGACGTACTTTGGCATCACGGTGATCCTTTCATTGGTCGGATGGACCTGGCTGGCGCGCGTAGTGCGCGGGCGATTCCTCGCGATGCGCGAGGAAGATTTCGTGCTCGCCGCGCGCTTGAACGGATCGAGTGAGATGCGCATCATTTTGCGCCACATGCTGCCATCGTTCATGAGCTATATTATCGCGGCGCTGACGTTGCGAATCCCAGAAATGATTCTGGCAGAGACGGGCTTGAGTTTTATCGGTCTGGGATTGCGTCCCCCGGCGATCAGTTGGGGTGTGTTGTTGCAAGAAGCGATGAACGTGCGCTCGCTGGTGCTGTCGCCCTGGGTGTTGGTGCCGGGCTTTGCGGTGGTCTTGTCGGTTCTGGCATTCAACTTTGTGGGAGACGGCTTGCGCGACGCGGCGGATCCGTACGCGAGATAAAGGATGAAGGATGAAGATTGAAGGATGGAGAAGGGAACTAGGGGAACTAGGGGAAATTATGTCCTTCATCCTTCAACCTTGAGATAAGAGGCGATCAATGACAATTGCAAACAATACACTGATTGAAATCAAGAATCTCAAGACCTACTTTTTCCTTGACGAAGGTACGGTCAGAGCAATAGACGGCGTTGACTTTAGCATCCCGCGCGGACAAATTTTGGGCGTTGTGGGCGAAAGCGGTTGCGGCAAGAGTGTCACCGCGCGCTCGATCTTGCGGATTGTGCCCAAGCCGGGACGGATCGTCGAAGGTGAGATCACGCTGCATCGCACCGCTGATTCCAGACCTGGTTCTACCGTAACCGATTTGGTGAAACTCACTGAACTCAATCCGATGGGTAGCGAGATTAGGAGTATTCGCGGACGCGAGATTGCGCTCGTGCCTCAAGAGCCGATGGCGTCGCTTAGTCCAGTTCACACGATTGGCAATCAAATCATGGAAGCCATCTTGCTCCATCAAAAGGTTGGCAAAGTCGAGGCGCGCGCCAAAGCCATTGAGATGCTCAACCTGGTTGGCTTTCCGCAACCCAAACAACGCGTGGACGCGTACCCGTACCAACTTTCGGGTGGATTGCGCCAACGCGCGGTCATCGCAATGGCACTCTCGTGCCATCCCAGTTTGCTGATCGCCGACGAGCCGACGACTGCGCTCGACGTGACGACCGAAGCGCAGATCTTGAAATTGATGCGTTCGTTGCAACAAGAACTGGGTATGGCGATCATGTACATCACACACAATCTCGGCGTCGTCGCGCAGATGTGCGAGCGCGTGATTGTGATGTACATGGGCAAGGTCGTCGAGGAAGCGGATGTGGAAACGATTTTCCATAATCCCAAGCACCCGTACACCTCCGCGCTCTTGCGTTCGATTCCGCGCTTGGGACTGAAAGCGCGCGAGCACCAACGGCTCGAGTCCATTCGCGGCACGGTACCCGACCCGTATTCCCTTCCCAAGGGTTGCTCGTTTCATCCCCGGTGTGGCAAGCGGATTCGTGGAGTGTGCGACCAACAAGAGCCGCCGAACATCCAGGTCGAGGCGGGGCACAAAGTGCGGTGCGTTCTCTATCGCGCGTAGAAGGCGGCAGGGAAAACAAAAGGAAATAAAGGAACTGAGGGAAATAAAGTCACGCCGATTTCCCTCAGTTCCTTCATTTCCCTCTCTGCCCTATCTCCACGCGGCGCACGATCCACAGTTATTTTTTTTGAGCGAGGCATCCCCATGAAAACAGAGATCAACTCCTCACCGATGTGGAAAGACATTGCGCTTTTCTTTCTTGCCTATTTGCTCTGGTTGATGAACATCGTGGTGTGTATGGTGGCACTGCTCCAATTTCGTTCGGCGGTCAACGCGCTGTGGCCCGTGTTCGGCGGCGACCGTTACGCGCTCGGCTTGGTCAATCAGTTGAGTATTCTTCTGGGTGGTCTCGCCGCGTTTGTGTACGTGATGTTCCTGGAGAGTGTTTATCGCACCAGCGTCACGCATCGCGATGAGAAATCTGCCGCGCAAGCGTTAGCGCAACCGCAAACTCGACGCGCGCCAAGTTTGACGGATTCGCGACTTGTCATATTATTGAAGAAATTCGCGATTACCACCGCGATTCCACTCGCCGCGTGGCTCGCGTCGCTGGGCGGACTCGAAATCGCCTTGCGCGCCTTGCAGTAAACTACTCGTAGGAAGAGGAATCCATGCCTGTACACTATGCGCGTTACGAACTCGAAAAAGGTTACGTTCACAACTGGCTCGTCGCTGGTCCGCAAGCGATTCCTGTGCTCGACCTAGAACGCTATCAAGGCGAGGATTGGAAATTGCAGATTGCCCGGCATTATCACGAGACCGATTCGGGCGTGACCCAAGCGCCGGTGGAGACTGAACCTTTCGAGATCGGCGATGCGAAACTCGAGTGGAATTATTTCCGGTGCGACGACGATCATTTTGTCGAGCGCACCGCGTTTTATCACACGTGCCATTACCTCCGCACCTGGGCGTACACTCGCGTCGTGAGTCCGGCGGCAACAACGGTAACGTGTATCCTGACGACGAATGGTCCCGCGGATGTGTGGGTCGCGGGGCGCGGCGAACATGTTCATCGCCAGGAACATTTCCATCATCAGATTCCACACAGCGTTTCGTTTCAAGCCCAGTTGCGCGAAGGGCACAACGAAATCCTGGTACGCTTTGAAGAAGTCGCCGCGCGCGAATGTCCGTACGCGATGGCGCTGCAAATCCTGGGTTTGCCATTGGAGGCGTACGTTTTCATCCCCACCGTGCACGAAGGCGTCGCGCGCCGTCAGGTCGTCGAAAAAGCCATCGTCGCGGCTTACCTGGATCGCGATACGTTCGTGTGGGATGACGAGATCACGGTGCATTGGTCGCCCGATCTGGCAACCTCGGCAGAGCTGACAGTTCGTTTGCAAAAACCACCGGCGTGGATTCACTCCGAGGGATGCCCAACCGCGTCGGCGGGACACGCGTTGGCGCTTGCCGCACCGTTCCAAGTCCCCGAAGGTGCGTTCCACATCTTTTTGATCCCGTCACCGCGCGAGTACTACGAGGGCAACCTGCGGCTCGAACGCAAGATCGCGCTGACTGCCGTGAAAAACAAATACGCGGAAACGCCCTACGGCGATTTTGAACAACGCCGGACCGAAGCGTTGACCGATGCGGCGCAACGCGAGACGAATGTCTTTTCCGAAATCGCCAAGATGGCGCTGGGCTATTGGGCGGACGTGACAACCGACGTCATCCTGCAAACGATTGAAGGGATCAATCAACGCAAAGATTGCAGCGACTTTTTTCTCGTCGGTTTGCTCGGCATGATGTATCGGTACGGCAACAATCCCAGTTTTCCCGAATCGCTCAAGCAGCCGTTTGAAGACGGTGTACTCAATTTCAAGTATTGGATGGACGAGCCAGGCGACGACGCGATGTGTTATTGGTCCGAGAACCACCAGATTCTATTTCACGCGTGCGAAATTTTGGCGGGGCAACTTTATCCAGATCGAATTTTTACGAATGCCGGACAGACCGGACAATGGCATCGCGAAAAAGGCGAACGCATGGCGCTGTCCTGGTTGAGCAAGCGCGGCGCGGGCGGATTCCGCGAATGGGATTCGAATTGTTATTTCGAAGAAGATCTGCTCGCGCTCGCGCATCTGGCGGATTTGGCGGAGAGCCATGCCGTGTTCGACCTGGCTTCGGTCATCATGGACAAGCTGTTTTTGACGATGGCGCTCAATTCGTTCAAGGGCGCGTTCGGCT
The genomic region above belongs to Chloroflexota bacterium and contains:
- a CDS encoding ABC transporter permease, with translation MAVLGKTEKEIEDIGFEEEDLQKAAEQVYVAPPWKLMWWRYRKHKMALISSVVLIVFYFTAVFSEFVSPYDPDEALLRFKQVPPTAIHIRDAAGDFHLPFVYQHTRAMDPQTLAITYTEDTSIRYPIEFWVHGYQYKLLGQWQTDIHLFGVPQAKDQQGVFLFGTDRLGRDMFSRVSHGARLSLSLGLVGVFLSLAIGVVLGGISGYYGGRADIVIQRVIEFIRTIPTIPLWMTLSAALPAGLSVEQTYFGITVILSLVGWTWLARVVRGRFLAMREEDFVLAARLNGSSEMRIILRHMLPSFMSYIIAALTLRIPEMILAETGLSFIGLGLRPPAISWGVLLQEAMNVRSLVLSPWVLVPGFAVVLSVLAFNFVGDGLRDAADPYAR
- a CDS encoding ABC transporter ATP-binding protein; translated protein: MTIANNTLIEIKNLKTYFFLDEGTVRAIDGVDFSIPRGQILGVVGESGCGKSVTARSILRIVPKPGRIVEGEITLHRTADSRPGSTVTDLVKLTELNPMGSEIRSIRGREIALVPQEPMASLSPVHTIGNQIMEAILLHQKVGKVEARAKAIEMLNLVGFPQPKQRVDAYPYQLSGGLRQRAVIAMALSCHPSLLIADEPTTALDVTTEAQILKLMRSLQQELGMAIMYITHNLGVVAQMCERVIVMYMGKVVEEADVETIFHNPKHPYTSALLRSIPRLGLKAREHQRLESIRGTVPDPYSLPKGCSFHPRCGKRIRGVCDQQEPPNIQVEAGHKVRCVLYRA